Proteins from a genomic interval of Mycolicibacterium grossiae:
- a CDS encoding DEAD/DEAH box helicase — protein MGSDEQPSTSAIGDEVRGWVDAARAVAAARHEIASAAAAQSTALRARTATARRDNRDLWHVIPLRADDQTLVQTMARASCLAPVHPDVQRELDRLTTEVAAATEDLRKVTGFGRLLLFGGTREKANQAAQFLTDYRRWFLTSGVGQAIEQAKPVDDPRIRGLTVHDVLTDWVGFRQQLPDHGQTAELVDSTTFAILPNATAVIHRAATEESKLRKAAVDAGNAVRAKETDRMLADMSVERLREATRDKIRIGALTDNGITTVLAVLANEGILEHFDGIGETSATRIRAAARTLRQNTYDEMPMRIDIKNRTPEHTDFLRHLRGWDAARRATASSADMAIVEELAPVAAVIDNTVTHAIVIPTALSTVADFRDAVQIVARAARAIADAQDAATTGDPWEDFLTRPADYFALLAELGFITEDDEKTHGDLPTEIIEAVRDFELKGDYLTASLRGYQSFAARFALVQRKVIIGDEMDLGKTVEAIATLAHLRAKGDHNFLVVCPAAVVTNWVREVSAKSKLPVHRLHGPDRQWAAKNWQRNGGVGVTTFDTLRWLNDEVSIPALSCVVVDEAHYIKNPDALRTQRTAQLIDSCERAILLTGTPLENRLDEFRNLVGYLRPDLVLDANEFAPKKFRRQVAPAYLRRNQEDVLTELPELVEVDEWMPMSGDDAAAYRSAVEQRNFMAMRQATMKQGIKSTKMQRLVEIVQEAEANGRRVVVFSHFLDILSDVARHMPGRVFGPLTGSVAASQRQVMVDDFSAANKGAVLVAQIVAGGVGLNIQAASVVVICEPQLKPTTEWQAIARAHRMGQLESVQVHRLLSDEGVDQRLREILATKKELFESFARESETAASAPEAYDVTEAELARDIIAAERERLFGQSVKTAPSTAPNEPPKTSPPTEKPTVSRPATTTTESVRPTAPATRHRVVRPGPPVQNLTRSESRVDRPRRVVPERLQSPASTSDARPQTSSSAPPALQRYPVFSEPLSPISQTPADRVIDNIVRIVGAEGPLTGWRLHQVYRKCATGRESHDEFSRLLNRAISAAERQQRIVSENPLNQSGNKPRTFRLRNQSLTVARELGPRTIDIVPLREVQQYCRTVSAGQSLSAGELVERVGRLLRNKHVMSELQKAVLAAQRIDQKSAGTRSGDAVCPSCFTIHAGECA, from the coding sequence ATGGGCAGCGACGAACAGCCGTCAACATCGGCTATCGGTGACGAAGTACGAGGCTGGGTTGATGCCGCCAGGGCGGTGGCAGCAGCACGCCATGAGATTGCTAGCGCAGCAGCCGCGCAGTCCACCGCGCTACGAGCGCGCACCGCGACGGCGCGGCGCGACAATCGCGACCTTTGGCATGTCATCCCGCTGCGCGCCGACGATCAGACGCTCGTCCAGACGATGGCGAGGGCATCCTGCCTCGCGCCTGTTCATCCGGACGTTCAACGAGAGCTCGACCGGCTCACCACCGAAGTCGCGGCGGCCACGGAGGACCTGAGAAAGGTCACGGGGTTCGGTCGCCTGCTGCTGTTCGGCGGAACCCGAGAGAAAGCCAATCAAGCGGCGCAGTTTCTCACCGACTACCGCCGGTGGTTCCTGACTAGCGGTGTTGGACAGGCGATCGAGCAGGCCAAGCCGGTCGATGATCCCCGGATCCGCGGCCTCACGGTGCACGACGTGCTGACCGACTGGGTGGGCTTCAGACAGCAGCTACCCGACCACGGCCAAACTGCCGAGCTGGTCGACTCGACGACCTTCGCGATCCTCCCGAATGCCACCGCCGTCATCCACCGTGCGGCTACTGAAGAGTCCAAGCTGCGCAAAGCCGCGGTCGACGCGGGAAACGCCGTCCGCGCCAAAGAGACCGATCGCATGCTGGCCGACATGTCCGTGGAACGGCTACGCGAAGCCACCCGCGACAAGATCCGCATCGGCGCTCTAACCGACAACGGCATCACCACTGTCCTCGCTGTCTTGGCTAACGAAGGCATTCTCGAGCACTTCGACGGCATCGGGGAAACCTCCGCAACCCGCATTCGCGCAGCCGCCCGGACGCTGCGGCAGAACACCTACGACGAGATGCCGATGCGCATCGACATCAAGAACCGCACCCCGGAGCACACCGACTTCCTTCGCCACCTGCGCGGGTGGGACGCGGCGCGTAGGGCCACCGCTTCGTCGGCGGACATGGCAATCGTCGAAGAGTTGGCACCCGTCGCAGCAGTCATCGACAACACGGTCACCCACGCCATCGTCATCCCCACCGCCTTGTCGACCGTCGCGGACTTCCGGGACGCCGTTCAGATAGTCGCCCGAGCAGCCCGAGCGATCGCCGACGCCCAAGACGCCGCAACAACCGGCGATCCCTGGGAAGACTTCCTCACCCGGCCAGCCGACTACTTCGCACTACTGGCTGAACTGGGATTCATCACCGAGGACGACGAGAAGACTCACGGTGACCTGCCTACCGAAATCATCGAAGCAGTACGTGATTTCGAGTTGAAGGGCGACTACCTCACTGCATCGCTACGCGGCTACCAGAGCTTTGCGGCACGTTTCGCACTGGTCCAGCGCAAGGTCATCATCGGAGACGAGATGGACCTGGGCAAGACCGTCGAGGCCATCGCCACGCTGGCGCACCTGCGAGCAAAGGGTGACCACAACTTCCTGGTCGTGTGCCCCGCCGCCGTGGTGACCAACTGGGTCCGCGAGGTCAGCGCGAAGTCAAAACTGCCCGTACACCGTCTGCACGGCCCCGACCGGCAATGGGCGGCGAAGAACTGGCAACGCAACGGCGGCGTGGGCGTCACGACCTTCGATACGCTGCGATGGCTCAACGATGAGGTGTCGATCCCGGCGCTCAGTTGCGTGGTCGTCGACGAGGCGCACTACATTAAGAATCCCGATGCGCTTCGCACGCAACGAACCGCGCAGCTCATCGACTCGTGTGAACGGGCGATTCTGCTCACCGGCACGCCACTGGAGAATCGACTTGACGAGTTCCGCAACCTCGTCGGTTACCTCCGCCCGGACCTCGTGTTGGATGCGAACGAATTCGCGCCTAAGAAGTTTCGCCGCCAGGTAGCGCCGGCATACCTGCGCCGCAACCAAGAAGATGTCCTCACCGAGCTTCCCGAACTCGTTGAGGTCGACGAGTGGATGCCGATGTCGGGCGACGACGCCGCGGCGTACCGCTCCGCCGTGGAGCAGCGCAACTTCATGGCGATGCGCCAGGCGACGATGAAGCAGGGAATCAAATCGACCAAGATGCAACGCCTGGTCGAGATCGTTCAAGAGGCAGAGGCCAACGGCCGCCGCGTCGTCGTCTTTTCGCACTTCCTCGATATTTTGAGCGACGTTGCACGGCATATGCCGGGCCGGGTCTTTGGACCACTGACCGGCTCTGTCGCCGCCAGCCAACGCCAGGTAATGGTCGACGACTTCTCCGCTGCCAACAAGGGGGCCGTGCTGGTTGCCCAAATCGTCGCTGGCGGAGTGGGTCTCAACATCCAGGCGGCCTCAGTGGTTGTGATCTGCGAACCGCAGCTCAAACCGACCACCGAGTGGCAAGCCATCGCACGGGCGCACCGCATGGGCCAGCTCGAATCCGTTCAAGTCCACCGACTTCTGTCCGACGAAGGAGTCGATCAGAGACTCCGTGAGATCCTGGCCACCAAGAAGGAACTCTTCGAGAGCTTTGCCCGCGAAAGTGAAACCGCTGCAAGCGCCCCGGAAGCCTACGACGTCACAGAGGCCGAACTCGCACGCGACATCATCGCTGCCGAACGCGAGCGGCTTTTCGGTCAATCGGTGAAGACCGCGCCCTCGACAGCGCCAAATGAGCCACCGAAGACGTCGCCCCCGACTGAGAAGCCGACCGTATCTCGACCGGCAACGACCACGACGGAATCTGTCAGACCGACTGCACCAGCGACTCGTCACCGCGTTGTGAGACCTGGACCGCCAGTGCAGAACTTGACTCGTTCGGAGAGCCGTGTGGACCGACCCCGTCGCGTGGTTCCAGAACGCCTTCAATCACCGGCTTCAACCAGCGATGCGCGGCCGCAGACCTCCAGCTCTGCGCCTCCCGCGCTGCAGAGGTATCCCGTTTTCTCTGAGCCTTTATCACCGATCTCGCAGACACCTGCCGACCGGGTCATCGACAACATCGTTCGCATCGTGGGTGCGGAGGGTCCTCTGACTGGGTGGCGGTTGCACCAGGTCTACCGAAAGTGCGCGACGGGCCGAGAGTCTCACGATGAGTTCTCGCGTCTGCTCAATCGGGCTATTTCAGCTGCCGAGCGGCAGCAGCGCATCGTGTCGGAAAACCCATTGAATCAGTCCGGTAACAAACCACGGACTTTCAGACTGCGGAACCAGTCATTAACCGTCGCACGCGAACTCGGCCCCCGGACGATCGATATTGTGCCTTTGAGGGAGGTGCAGCAGTACTGCCGCACCGTGTCCGCCGGCCAATCGCTATCGGCTGGCGAACTTGTGGAACGGGTGGGCAGGCTGCTCCGCAACAAGCACGTCATGAGCGAGCTTCAGAAAGCGGTGCTCGCGGCCCAGCGCATAGATCAGAAGTCCGCTGGCACACGCTCAGGTGACGCGGTGTGTCCGTCGTGCTTTACGATCCATGCCGGCGAGTGCGCTTGA
- a CDS encoding IS256 family transposase yields the protein MTTAHNIDLPTVLAERLTTAHPDVLRELLATFIHTLMGAEADALCGAGYGERSTERTNSRNGYRHRQFDTRAGSLDLAIPKLRHGSYFPDWLLERRKRAERALTTVVATCYLLGVSTRRMDKLVETLGITSLSKSQVSVMAKELDAAVEAFRTRPLDAGPYTFVAADALVLKVREGGRVVNVHALIAVGVNAEGHREILGIDVSTAEDGAGWLTFWRSLTARGLSGVKLVTSDAHAGLVAAIGATLPGAAWQRCRTHYTTNLMAVTPKSSWPWVRTLLHSVFDQPDAESVAAQYDRIIEALADKLPKVADHLEEARADLLAFTAFPKQIWRQIWSNNPQERLNKEIRRRTDVVGIFPDRNALIRLVGAVLAEQHDEWAESRRYLGLDVLSKSRTVNDTPTEQEATPAALTA from the coding sequence ATGACCACTGCCCACAATATCGACCTGCCCACCGTGCTGGCCGAACGACTCACCACCGCCCATCCCGACGTGCTGCGCGAGCTGCTCGCCACATTCATCCACACCCTGATGGGCGCTGAGGCCGACGCCCTGTGCGGCGCCGGATACGGCGAACGCAGCACCGAGCGCACCAACTCCCGCAACGGCTACCGGCACCGCCAATTCGACACCCGCGCAGGCTCATTGGATCTCGCGATCCCGAAGCTGCGCCACGGCTCCTACTTCCCGGACTGGCTGCTGGAACGCCGCAAACGCGCCGAACGGGCTCTGACCACGGTAGTCGCGACCTGCTACCTGCTGGGGGTCTCGACGCGGCGGATGGACAAGCTGGTGGAGACCCTGGGGATCACGTCGCTGTCGAAGTCCCAGGTCAGCGTGATGGCTAAGGAACTCGACGCCGCCGTCGAAGCCTTCCGCACCCGGCCCTTGGACGCCGGCCCGTACACGTTCGTGGCCGCCGACGCCCTGGTGCTCAAGGTCCGCGAGGGCGGGCGGGTGGTCAACGTGCACGCCCTGATCGCGGTCGGGGTCAACGCCGAGGGCCATCGCGAAATCCTGGGTATTGACGTCAGTACCGCCGAGGACGGAGCGGGCTGGTTGACGTTCTGGCGGTCGCTGACCGCCCGCGGCCTGTCCGGGGTCAAATTGGTCACCAGCGACGCCCATGCCGGGCTGGTAGCGGCCATTGGGGCGACGCTGCCCGGGGCGGCCTGGCAGCGGTGCAGAACGCATTACACGACCAACCTGATGGCCGTCACTCCCAAGTCGTCGTGGCCGTGGGTCCGGACATTGTTGCATTCGGTGTTCGATCAACCAGACGCTGAATCGGTTGCTGCGCAATATGATCGGATCATCGAGGCCCTCGCGGACAAGCTCCCCAAGGTCGCCGACCACCTGGAAGAAGCCCGGGCGGACCTGCTGGCGTTCACTGCGTTTCCCAAGCAGATCTGGCGCCAGATCTGGAGCAACAACCCCCAGGAACGCCTCAACAAGGAGATCCGCCGACGCACCGACGTCGTCGGCATCTTCCCCGACCGAAACGCTCTGATCCGCCTCGTCGGCGCCGTCCTGGCCGAACAACACGACGAATGGGCAGAATCGCGGCGCTACCTCGGCCTCGACGTCCTCAGCAAATCACGCACCGTCAACGACACACCGACAGAACAGGAGGCCACCCCAGCGGCACTGACCGCCTGA
- a CDS encoding TniQ family protein — protein MTTLTSSIGNPTLPRPVRPLPNEVLAEYLARLAKANGISRARLEALLTRRGPTTRAALAACVSMSDRALAFALPELRIAGDTDAYPELLQREVESVGPGCPLCASRHGQRISFPQVWSTHDNVVCVHHSMWLNGTAFRADPTRPIVKIVGASRADILLAHRRHQRLIHQHGRPAILQSVTDAYDIVEQWNYWRPLEAIGFRLSELQPDEAQRGTGTASRNAAMYPEIIRLATVLSDSAWRRRLLAKDRARRGKAMLDLFELVLDGDAPYRAADPIYEWRLRQLAAADVTKLERRGSQENTRG, from the coding sequence ATGACAACGCTCACGTCCAGCATCGGCAACCCAACACTTCCCCGTCCGGTGAGGCCCCTGCCGAACGAAGTGCTTGCCGAATACCTCGCCCGTCTGGCGAAGGCGAACGGCATCAGCCGTGCTCGCCTGGAAGCACTGCTGACCCGCCGGGGGCCAACGACGCGAGCCGCTCTCGCCGCCTGCGTGTCGATGAGCGATCGCGCCCTCGCCTTCGCACTGCCCGAACTGCGAATTGCGGGCGATACCGACGCCTATCCTGAGTTGTTGCAGCGCGAAGTGGAATCGGTCGGGCCCGGATGTCCACTGTGCGCATCGAGACACGGGCAACGTATTTCCTTCCCGCAGGTGTGGTCCACCCACGACAACGTGGTGTGCGTCCACCACAGCATGTGGCTCAACGGCACGGCCTTTCGTGCCGACCCAACCCGCCCGATCGTCAAAATCGTTGGCGCCTCACGTGCCGATATTCTGCTTGCACACCGGCGGCATCAACGTCTCATCCACCAACACGGCCGGCCCGCGATTCTGCAATCTGTCACCGACGCCTACGACATCGTGGAGCAGTGGAACTACTGGCGACCGCTGGAAGCGATCGGATTCCGACTCTCCGAACTCCAACCCGATGAAGCCCAACGAGGCACGGGCACTGCGAGCCGCAACGCAGCCATGTATCCCGAGATCATTCGGCTGGCCACCGTGCTCAGCGACTCGGCGTGGCGCAGGCGGCTGCTCGCGAAAGACAGAGCAAGACGCGGCAAGGCCATGCTCGACCTTTTTGAACTCGTCCTGGATGGCGACGCCCCCTACCGTGCCGCGGATCCGATCTACGAATGGAGGCTGCGCCAACTGGCGGCAGCGGATGTCACGAAGCTTGAGCGCAGGGGCAGTCAAGAGAACACGAGGGGATGA
- a CDS encoding Mu transposase C-terminal domain-containing protein: MTAEPARIAIGDFCRYDGKFCELVAIDGMIAKLRREDGQLAAVKIADLFADSSFDVLSPSVRRRPIPPDYFSALPRRVQERVLWLEHHISEVVDGIPVGSPPQTTPRNGYDIRSTSLGQRERNKCSELESAGTPLGLKYFQELRRRYERSGVAGLVDGRLHRRRSPTRRVDSRYVGVLLEVLNENELQSTRTEIAMKWHVDRRVVDKFGDGVKLPSHTTFHRLMKQLPQARHATGSARTRQTKNHQPEGVFGKVVASRPGEWMQIDTTPFDVGIRLDESVRGRVELTGLVDAATRTIVAAVLRPTTKAVDASLLVAKSMTPEPMRPGWIDAVRMSNSVLPYHAMRSVDDRLEHAAARPVIVPENIVYDNGAVYLSSTFRSACRSLGISMQPAHKDEPTDKPIVERTLGSVKTLFAQYVTGYLGSSVENRGKNAEQNAVFSLQELQDLLDEWVVVAWQNRPHDGLRDPLNPQRKLTPNEKYASMLAVSGYIPAPLTSDQYIALLPSLYRTVTAAGITIDYRTYDSDDLDAARGEISGVPGKGTQWQVHYDPYDVSRIWVRNHHGEGYLMACWTQLHTAPQPFGSSLWEHARQLETSRGERRTSQEAITAAVEDLLGRASVAPEPATRRRRTAKDRRAIARTRAAAELPPTLPPAEEKPTPHLSPAEDDDIADVIPLPVFDAEKEADTW, from the coding sequence ATGACTGCTGAGCCCGCCAGAATCGCCATCGGCGACTTTTGTCGCTACGACGGCAAGTTCTGCGAGCTGGTGGCGATCGACGGAATGATAGCGAAGCTACGTCGCGAGGACGGTCAGCTCGCAGCAGTCAAGATTGCGGACTTGTTCGCGGACAGTTCATTCGACGTCCTATCCCCCAGCGTTCGTCGCCGCCCAATCCCACCCGACTACTTCTCCGCGCTGCCGAGACGGGTCCAGGAGCGCGTCCTCTGGCTCGAGCACCACATCTCCGAAGTGGTCGACGGGATACCAGTCGGCTCACCGCCGCAGACCACTCCACGGAACGGATACGACATTCGATCGACATCACTCGGACAGCGAGAACGCAACAAATGCTCCGAACTTGAGTCCGCTGGAACGCCATTGGGCCTGAAGTACTTCCAAGAACTCCGTCGGCGTTACGAACGATCCGGCGTTGCCGGGCTGGTTGACGGCCGTCTTCACCGTAGGCGCTCGCCAACCCGTCGGGTCGATAGTCGCTACGTGGGCGTGCTGTTGGAGGTGCTGAACGAGAACGAATTGCAGTCGACGCGCACAGAGATTGCCATGAAGTGGCACGTGGACCGGCGAGTGGTCGACAAGTTCGGCGACGGAGTGAAACTACCTTCTCACACCACATTTCATCGGCTGATGAAACAGCTCCCCCAAGCGCGTCACGCCACTGGATCCGCACGAACCCGGCAGACGAAGAACCATCAGCCGGAGGGCGTGTTCGGTAAGGTGGTCGCGAGCCGTCCCGGGGAGTGGATGCAAATCGACACCACGCCGTTCGATGTCGGCATCCGGCTCGATGAGTCGGTGAGGGGTCGGGTGGAGCTGACGGGCCTCGTCGACGCTGCGACGCGCACAATCGTCGCGGCGGTTCTCCGACCTACGACGAAGGCAGTAGACGCATCCCTTCTTGTCGCGAAATCGATGACGCCGGAACCGATGCGGCCAGGATGGATCGATGCCGTCCGAATGTCGAACTCGGTCCTGCCCTACCACGCAATGCGGTCTGTCGATGACAGACTTGAGCACGCTGCTGCCCGCCCCGTCATCGTTCCCGAGAACATCGTGTACGACAACGGCGCCGTCTATCTGTCGAGCACTTTCCGCTCTGCATGCCGATCGCTCGGGATCAGCATGCAGCCTGCACACAAGGACGAGCCTACCGATAAGCCGATCGTCGAACGCACCTTGGGATCGGTCAAAACCCTTTTCGCACAATACGTCACGGGCTACCTCGGATCATCGGTCGAGAACCGAGGCAAGAACGCCGAGCAGAACGCAGTATTCTCGCTGCAAGAGCTTCAGGATCTGCTGGACGAATGGGTCGTCGTCGCCTGGCAGAACAGACCCCACGATGGACTGCGGGACCCCTTGAACCCGCAAAGAAAGCTGACCCCGAACGAGAAGTACGCGTCCATGCTCGCCGTCAGCGGATATATCCCCGCGCCGTTGACCTCCGACCAATACATCGCACTCCTACCCAGCCTGTACCGGACGGTGACAGCCGCAGGCATCACCATCGACTACCGGACCTACGACAGCGACGACTTGGACGCTGCGCGGGGTGAGATCTCCGGGGTACCCGGCAAGGGCACGCAGTGGCAGGTCCACTACGACCCCTACGACGTCAGTCGCATCTGGGTTCGCAACCACCACGGCGAGGGCTACCTGATGGCCTGCTGGACGCAGCTCCACACCGCACCGCAGCCGTTTGGGTCGTCACTGTGGGAGCATGCACGTCAACTCGAGACAAGTCGAGGAGAGCGGCGAACCTCGCAAGAGGCGATCACGGCCGCAGTCGAGGACCTCTTGGGACGTGCGTCCGTGGCGCCCGAGCCGGCGACCCGGCGTCGCCGCACCGCAAAGGACCGCCGAGCCATCGCGCGTACACGGGCGGCGGCGGAGTTACCACCCACATTGCCACCAGCAGAGGAAAAGCCGACGCCCCATTTGTCTCCGGCGGAGGACGACGATATCGCCGACGTCATCCCACTACCCGTATTCGACGCCGAGAAGGAGGCCGACACATGGTGA
- a CDS encoding ATP-binding protein encodes MTVDEQAAEPDLDPRQLPSVTLDGWRRFVDAKPAIFDLPDHDYYSTLTGAEKLAFDDRRMAYHSELVIIETSTVRHITRQGRLLTLLNQRECGARRSMIVSGPWASGKTTTIKLLGKIHEQNVRRRYPGQDRIPVVYITTPPKGSPRKLASEFANFLGLPTRQRHNTTDIADAVCHVLTEARTELVIVDEIHNLNLASAAGEDMSDHLKYFSEHMPATFVYAGINVERSGLFTGVRGRQISGRSVLIKTGNFPFNDEWKSLVASMESALRLYKHRDGTLTRNSKYLHQRTGGSISSLSHLIRVAAITAILSGDDAITREALDAAIIDHAAEAATSHPVAPKAG; translated from the coding sequence ATGACCGTCGATGAGCAGGCGGCCGAGCCCGACCTCGACCCCCGCCAGCTGCCGTCAGTAACGCTTGATGGTTGGCGCAGATTCGTCGACGCCAAACCCGCAATATTTGACCTACCCGATCACGATTACTACAGCACGCTCACCGGTGCGGAGAAGCTCGCATTCGATGACCGACGCATGGCCTACCACTCGGAGTTGGTCATCATCGAGACTTCAACGGTCCGCCACATCACCCGCCAGGGCCGGCTGTTGACTCTGCTCAATCAACGTGAATGTGGCGCCCGCCGATCCATGATCGTGTCAGGGCCGTGGGCGAGCGGGAAGACCACCACCATCAAGTTGCTCGGAAAGATCCACGAGCAGAACGTACGCCGCCGGTATCCCGGCCAGGACCGGATACCTGTCGTCTACATCACAACACCGCCGAAAGGCTCGCCCCGCAAGCTCGCTTCAGAGTTCGCCAACTTCCTCGGACTTCCTACGCGGCAACGTCACAACACCACTGACATCGCCGATGCGGTGTGCCACGTGCTCACCGAGGCCCGGACCGAACTCGTCATTGTCGACGAGATCCACAACCTCAACCTTGCCAGTGCCGCCGGCGAGGACATGTCCGATCATCTGAAGTACTTCAGCGAGCACATGCCCGCCACATTCGTCTACGCGGGCATCAATGTGGAGCGCTCCGGGCTGTTCACCGGAGTCCGCGGCCGGCAGATCTCAGGACGGTCCGTTCTGATCAAGACAGGCAACTTTCCATTCAACGACGAATGGAAATCGCTTGTCGCATCAATGGAATCAGCATTGCGCCTGTACAAGCACCGAGACGGCACGCTGACGCGCAACTCGAAATACCTACACCAACGAACGGGTGGGTCGATCAGCAGTCTGAGTCATCTCATCCGAGTCGCGGCGATCACGGCCATCCTCAGCGGAGACGACGCGATCACGCGTGAGGCACTCGACGCAGCCATCATCGACCACGCAGCGGAGGCCGCAACCAGCCACCCAGTCGCCCCCAAGGCCGGGTAG